In Gymnogyps californianus isolate 813 chromosome 1, ASM1813914v2, whole genome shotgun sequence, the following are encoded in one genomic region:
- the LOC127017486 gene encoding NADH-cytochrome b5 reductase 3 isoform X1: MHTCLNTLSVLLQLSWVVTYPVWLIYTTILRLFKNPHPAITLKDPEVKYALRLIDKEEVSHDTRRFRFALPSIDHVLGLPVGQHIYLSARIDGALVVRPYTPVSSDDNKGFVDLVVKIYFRGVHPKFPDGGKMSQYLDSLKIGDTIDVRGPSGLLVYKGKGKFAIRPEKKAEPVIKTVKYVGMIAGGTGITPMLQLIRAIIKDKDDPTVCQLLFANQTEKDILLRSELEEIQVQNPGRFKCWYTLDRAPENWDYSQGFVNEEMIRDHLPPPQNDVLILMCGPPPMIQYACIPNLDKLGYTKDMRFSF; this comes from the exons ATGCACACGTGTCTTAACACTCTTTCTGTATTGCTGCAGTTGAGTTGGGTTGTGACATACCCAGTATGGTTAATCTACACCACCATCCTGAGGCTTTTCAAGAATCCCCATCCTGCAATTACTCTGAAGGATCCTGAAGTGAAATATGCATTGAGGCTGATTGATAAGGAG GAAGTTAGTCATGACACAAGAAGATTTCGATTTGCTCTCCCTTCCATAGATCACGTTCTGGGTCTCCCTGTAG GACAGCATATCTACCTGTCTGCACGGATTGACGGAGCTCTGGTTGTTAGACCTTACACTCCAGTTTCCAGTGATGATAACAAGGGCTTTGTGGATCTTGTTGTCAAG atcTACTTTAGAGGTGTCCATCCGAAGTTTCCTGATGGAGGGAAGATGTCTCAATACTTAGACAGCCTGAAAATAGGGGATACTATTGACGTCAGAGGACCAAGTGGCCTACTTGTCTACAAAGGAAAAG gcAAGTTTGCTATTCGGcctgaaaagaaagctgaacCAGTtattaaaacagtgaaatatgTGGGGATGATTGCAGGTGGGACTG gGATAACGCCTATGCTGCAGCTCATTCGAGCCATCATAAAAGACAAAGACGACCCTACCGTTTGTCAGCTGCTGTTTGCTAATCAG ACCGAGAAGGATATCCTGTTACGTTCCGAGCTAGAGGAGATCCAGGTTCAGAATCCCGGTCGCTTTAAGTGTTGGTACACACTGGACAGAGCACCTGAAA attggGATTACAGCCAAGGATTTGTGAATGAAGAGATGATCAGAGACCACCTGCCACCACCTCAAAACGATGTTCTGATCCTCATGTGTGGACCTCCTCCAATGATCCAGTATGCTTGCATTCCCAACCTGGACAAACTGGGCTACACCAAGGACATGAGGTTCTCCTTCTAA
- the LOC127029398 gene encoding poly(U)-specific endoribonuclease-B-like, producing MADGKSVNHELSKLFNEMWDMDVNRLMPGKDYTIDLQGKAGVAHQGDSGVQDSAARHLFHNVNEEHLKSIKTFATFISLLDNYETSTGIAEVVTPEEIVENNCFLDAILATEVMKLAHEYLLKKKLAKPNLADFKYQLYDIWFQLYARKEGDRPDSCGFEHVFVGETRRGKQILGLHNWVQFYLQEKRNQIDYKGYVARKNKTRPDKDDQVLSIQFSWKGSVKPIGSTFIGVSPEFEFALYTIIFLLAEERVTRETVKIEEYELQIVVCRHGNHIGTAYPVLLSTSSEDELLE from the exons ATGGCTGATGG GAAGTCCGTAAATCATGAACTTTCTAAACTTTTCAATGAGATGTGGGATATGGATGTTAACCGCCTTATGCCTGGGAAAGACTACACAATTGATTTGCAG GGAAAAGCAGGTGTCGCACATCAAGGTGATAGTGGTGTCCAGGACAGCGCAGCCAGACATCTGTTTCACAACGTGAATGAAGAACACCTGAAGAGCATAAAAACTTTTGCAA cctttATTTCCTTATTGGACAACTATGAGACATCAACCGGTATAGCAGAAGTAGTGACTCCAGAAGAAATAGTtgaaaacaattgttttcttGATGCTATCTTAGCAACAGAAGTCATGAAA CTAGCGCATGAgtatctgcttaaaaaaaaactagCAAAGCCAAACCTAGCCGATTTCAAATATCAGCTCTATGACATCTGGTTCCAGCTCTATGCCAGGAAAGAAGGAGACAG ACCTGATTCTTGTGGTTTTGAACATGTTTTTGTTGGAGAAACAAGGCGTGGTAAACAGATCTTAGGTTTGCACAACTGGGTGCAATTTTACCTTCAGGAAAAGCGCAACCAAATTGACTACAAGGGATATGTCGCTCGGAAGAACAAAACCAGG CCTGACAAAGATGACCAAGTTTTGAGCATCCAGTTCAGCTGGAAGGGCTCGGTCAAGCCAATTGGAAGCACCTTTATTGGTGTCAGCCCGGAATTCGAATTTGCCCTTTACACCATCATTTTCCTGCTGGCTGAAGAAAGAGTCACACGTGAAACAGTGAAGATAGAGGAATATGAGCTACAGATAGTTGTTTGCCGTCATGGGAACCACATTGGAACAGCATATCCAGTACTACTCAGCACCAGTAGTGAAGACGAGTTGTTGGAGTGA
- the REP15 gene encoding LOW QUALITY PROTEIN: rab15 effector protein (The sequence of the model RefSeq protein was modified relative to this genomic sequence to represent the inferred CDS: inserted 2 bases in 1 codon) — protein sequence MWKRPPPAQKMGQKVSHKDNQENKAETXVICEVFSQGVVHASQRLKDYLGFMDPQSKFQPATNTLSEIFLVNFISFCMEKGVEEHIMISKMTKQQPSLFGVDWIWTLSGADKQIKLQIAVQALQLAELFRSEGGSTEEVADCCREAVLADEHFQNRSRFEKLAEFCRLVGRDCLGLFILFGVPGKPKAIRGVMLDSIAKEEQKCRLSGTNALRQFVTSTDSFLPTKDMLENCLGAKNGPKEVGNVYINFL from the exons ATGTGGAAACGACCTCCTCCTGCACAGAAAATGGGCCAGAAGGTCTCGCACAAGGACAACCAGGAGAACAAGGCTGAAAC AGTCATCTGTGAAGTCTTCAGCCAAGGTGTGGTCCATGCATCTCAAAGGCTGAAGGACTATCTTGGTTTCATGGATCCTCAGAGCAAATTCCAGCCAGCCACAAACACACTGAGCGAGATCTTTTTGGTCAACTTCATCAGCTTCTGCATGGAAAAGGGAGTGGAGGAACATATCATGATCAGCAAAATGACCAAGCAGCAGCCCTCCCTGTTCGGGGTGGACTGGATTTGGACTCTGTCTGGAGCTGACAAGCAAATCAAACTTCAGATCGCTGTGCAGGCTTTACAGCTGGCTGAGCTTTTCCGTAGCGAAGGTGGCTCCACTGAGGAGGTGGCGGACTGCTGCCGGGAAGCCGTGCTGGCAGACGAGCACTTCCAAAACAGGAGCAGGTTTGAGAAGCTGGCAGAGTTCTGCCGCCTGGTGGGACGGGACTGCCTGGGCTTGTTCATCCTGTTTGGTGTGCCAGGGAAGCCCAAGGCTATCCGAGGAGTCATGCTAGACAGCATTGCCAAGGAGGAGCAAAAATGCCGCCTGTCGGGCACGAATGCGCTACGGCAATTTGTCACCAGTACTGACAGCTTCCTGCCCACAAAAGACATGTTGGAAAACTGTCTTGGCGCAAAAAATGGACCGAAGGAGGTGGGCAATGTGTACATAAACTTTCTGTAA
- the LOC127017486 gene encoding NADH-cytochrome b5 reductase 3 isoform X2 produces the protein MGAQLSRLSWVVTYPVWLIYTTILRLFKNPHPAITLKDPEVKYALRLIDKEEVSHDTRRFRFALPSIDHVLGLPVGQHIYLSARIDGALVVRPYTPVSSDDNKGFVDLVVKIYFRGVHPKFPDGGKMSQYLDSLKIGDTIDVRGPSGLLVYKGKGKFAIRPEKKAEPVIKTVKYVGMIAGGTGITPMLQLIRAIIKDKDDPTVCQLLFANQTEKDILLRSELEEIQVQNPGRFKCWYTLDRAPENWDYSQGFVNEEMIRDHLPPPQNDVLILMCGPPPMIQYACIPNLDKLGYTKDMRFSF, from the exons ATGGGGGCGCAGCTCAGCAGG TTGAGTTGGGTTGTGACATACCCAGTATGGTTAATCTACACCACCATCCTGAGGCTTTTCAAGAATCCCCATCCTGCAATTACTCTGAAGGATCCTGAAGTGAAATATGCATTGAGGCTGATTGATAAGGAG GAAGTTAGTCATGACACAAGAAGATTTCGATTTGCTCTCCCTTCCATAGATCACGTTCTGGGTCTCCCTGTAG GACAGCATATCTACCTGTCTGCACGGATTGACGGAGCTCTGGTTGTTAGACCTTACACTCCAGTTTCCAGTGATGATAACAAGGGCTTTGTGGATCTTGTTGTCAAG atcTACTTTAGAGGTGTCCATCCGAAGTTTCCTGATGGAGGGAAGATGTCTCAATACTTAGACAGCCTGAAAATAGGGGATACTATTGACGTCAGAGGACCAAGTGGCCTACTTGTCTACAAAGGAAAAG gcAAGTTTGCTATTCGGcctgaaaagaaagctgaacCAGTtattaaaacagtgaaatatgTGGGGATGATTGCAGGTGGGACTG gGATAACGCCTATGCTGCAGCTCATTCGAGCCATCATAAAAGACAAAGACGACCCTACCGTTTGTCAGCTGCTGTTTGCTAATCAG ACCGAGAAGGATATCCTGTTACGTTCCGAGCTAGAGGAGATCCAGGTTCAGAATCCCGGTCGCTTTAAGTGTTGGTACACACTGGACAGAGCACCTGAAA attggGATTACAGCCAAGGATTTGTGAATGAAGAGATGATCAGAGACCACCTGCCACCACCTCAAAACGATGTTCTGATCCTCATGTGTGGACCTCCTCCAATGATCCAGTATGCTTGCATTCCCAACCTGGACAAACTGGGCTACACCAAGGACATGAGGTTCTCCTTCTAA
- the LOC127029399 gene encoding lactosylceramide 4-alpha-galactosyltransferase-like, with the protein MSNCLLKLTTVLLSHRLRAPFIIAASFVFFASVMFYWRTGEDAEGQLYSLPTQSRYEWFLPYLPHPTASGPPPPPGDVFFVETSERTNPSYLFTCSVESTARTHPGTRVVVLMKGLANGSASLPSHWGFSLLSRFPNVEFRPLDLPELFSGTPLAKWYLQAQQRWEPYFLPVLSDACRIAIMWKFGGIYLDTDFIVLKNLKNLTNALGRQSQDVLNGAFLSFKPKHEFMELCMQDFVENYNGWIWAHQGPELLTRVFKKWCSISNIQNAMSCKGMSVLSPEAFYPIQWQDWKKLFEAISSSELHKLLKNTYAVHVWNKMSHGTRLEITSQALLAQLYSHFCPITYAKMKKDSEEQSRPAM; encoded by the coding sequence AACTGCCTGCTAAAGCTGACCACAGTGCTGCTCAGCCACAGGCTCAGGGCTCCGTTTATCATCGCTGCTTCATTTGTGTTCTTTGCCTCTGTCATGTTCTACTGGAGAACTGGGGAGGATGCTGAGGGCCAGCTCTACAGCTTGCCTACACAAAGCAGGTATGAATGGTTTTTGCCTTaccttccccatcccactgccaGTGGGCCCCCTCCTCCACCAGGGGATGTGTTTTTTGTGGAGACCTCGGAGCGAACTAACCCAAGTTACCTGTTCACGTGCTCCGTGGAGTCAACGGCCAGGACGCACCCTGGGACAAGGGTTGTGGTGCTCATGAAAGGCTTGGCAAACGGGAGTGCCTCGTTACCCAGCCACTGGGGCTTCTCGTTGCTGAGCCGCTTTCCCAACGTGGAATTCCGGCCCCTGGACTTGCCAGAGCTTTTCTCTGGAACACCTCTGGCAAAGTGGTACTTGCAGGCTCAGCAGCGCTGGGAGCCTTATTTCTTACCCGTCCTGTCTGACGCCTGCAGAATTGCCATCATGTGGAAATTTGGTGGCATCTACCTGGACACAGACTTCATTGTGCTTAAGAACTTAAAGAACCTCACCAATGCCCTCGGTAGACAGTCTCAGGATGTACTGAATGGggcttttctgtcctttaagCCCAAGCACGAGTTCATGGAGCTTTGCATGCAGGACTTTGTGGAGAACTACAACGGCTGGATCTGGGCGCACCAGGGCCCAGAGCTCCTAACACGTGTCTTCAAGAAGTGGTGCTCCATCAGTAATATCCAGAACGCTATGAGCTGCAAAGGCATGAGTGTTCTTTCCCCAGAAGCCTTTTATCCCATTCAGTGGCAAGactggaagaaattatttgaagcAATCAGCTCCTCAGAGCTTCACAAGCTCCTTAAGAACACCTACGCGGTGCACGTATGGAACAAAATGAGCCACGGGACAAGGCTAGAGATCACGTCCCAGGCTTTGCTGGCTCAGCTGTATTCTCACTTCTGCCCTATCACATATGCGAAGATGAAGAAGGACTCTGAAGAGCAGTCAAGGCCTGCAATGTGA